In the Clostridium beijerinckii genome, one interval contains:
- a CDS encoding nitroreductase family protein, translating to MNEVLQNILTRRSVRAFKEEQLKDEELDLILQAGVNAPSGMNKQSWQFTVVQSKEKMEKLAKVVREALKRDAGYNFYAPPTLIMLSNDRDNTNGLADCSCALENIFLMANSLGIGSCWVNQLKNICDEKEVREVLNSFEIPENHIVWGMAALGYPANTPKAHGRKDGVIKFIK from the coding sequence ATGAATGAAGTATTACAAAACATATTAACAAGAAGAAGTGTGAGAGCTTTTAAGGAAGAACAGTTAAAAGATGAAGAATTAGATTTAATTTTACAGGCAGGTGTAAATGCACCAAGCGGAATGAACAAACAAAGTTGGCAGTTCACAGTTGTTCAAAGCAAAGAAAAGATGGAGAAGCTTGCAAAAGTAGTTAGAGAAGCTTTGAAAAGGGATGCTGGATATAACTTTTATGCGCCTCCAACTTTAATTATGTTGTCTAATGATAGAGATAATACAAATGGACTTGCGGATTGTTCTTGTGCATTAGAAAATATATTCTTAATGGCAAATTCACTAGGAATAGGTTCATGTTGGGTTAATCAATTAAAGAATATTTGTGATGAAAAAGAAGTAAGAGAAGTATTAAATAGCTTTGAAATACCTGAAAATCATATTGTTTGGGGAATGGCAGCTTTAGGGTATCCGGCTAATACACCGAAGGCACACGGAAGAAAAGATGGAGTGATTAAATTCATAAAGTAA
- a CDS encoding AraC family transcriptional regulator has protein sequence MEAKSEFTSKYRSISTLTIYYGGHEVCAPSHSFGPAIRHHYLLHYILNGKGKYYVNNKCYELQGGEAFLICPGESTYYKADKEEPWEYCWVSFDGNDASTILKNCGLSKNNLIFKDNSNGVFKERLLLLIHNYEEDSHNEYALIGQLYMCFSSMYDQVNIKEKNTCGSYADKARDYIYNNFGYDIKVSDIAKYVGIDRTYLYKIFMEEYKISPQKYLISFRLNTAVNLLETTKMNITEISYSCGFKDTPTFYKHFKKQFNITPVQYRKSSIDYIKLPNE, from the coding sequence ATGGAAGCAAAGTCAGAATTTACTTCAAAATATAGATCAATCAGTACTTTAACAATATACTATGGAGGTCATGAGGTCTGTGCGCCATCCCATTCTTTTGGGCCTGCCATTCGCCATCACTATCTTTTGCATTATATTTTAAATGGAAAAGGGAAATATTATGTAAATAACAAATGCTATGAATTACAAGGTGGAGAGGCTTTCTTAATTTGTCCGGGTGAATCTACCTATTATAAAGCAGATAAAGAAGAGCCTTGGGAGTACTGTTGGGTAAGTTTTGATGGGAATGATGCTAGCACTATTCTAAAAAATTGTGGATTATCGAAAAATAATTTAATTTTCAAGGATAACAGTAATGGGGTTTTCAAAGAAAGACTACTTTTACTAATACATAATTATGAAGAAGATAGTCACAATGAGTATGCTCTCATTGGTCAGTTGTATATGTGTTTTTCGAGCATGTATGATCAGGTAAATATAAAAGAAAAAAACACTTGTGGATCATATGCTGATAAGGCTCGCGATTATATTTATAATAACTTTGGCTATGATATCAAAGTTAGCGACATAGCTAAATACGTTGGAATTGATAGAACATATTTATATAAAATATTTATGGAGGAATATAAAATTTCACCTCAGAAATATCTTATATCTTTTCGGTTAAATACTGCTGTGAATTTACTTGAAACCACGAAGATGAATATAACAGAGATTTCTTATTCTTGTGGATTTAAGGATACTCCTACTTTTTATAAACATTTTAAGAAACAGTTTAATATTACACCTGTGCAATATAGAAAAAGTAGCATTGATTATATTAAACTACCTAATGAATAG
- a CDS encoding alpha-glucosidase/alpha-galactosidase — protein MKITFMGAGSTVFARNVLGDCMCTEALRDSEIALYDIDEERLKESEIILNAINKNINNGRANIKCFLGVENRKLALKDATFVVNAIQVGGYDPCTITDFEIPKKYGLKQTIADTMGIGGIMRALRTIPIMADFAKDMEEVCPDAYFLNYTNPMAMLTGFMQRFTKVKTIGLCHSVQVCSEHLLKDLGMEDKLEGRKELIAGINHMGWLLEIYDKAGNDLYPEIRKRAELKNSGEEKHKDMVRYEYIKHLGYYCTESSEHNAEYNSFFIKSKYPELIDRFNIPLDEYPRRCIEQIEGWQKEKNEILRDGKVTHERSKEYASYIMEAIVTNTPYKIGGNVLNTGLIDNLPADACVEVPCMVDAMGIHATHVGKLPTQLAAMNMSNINSQLLTIEAAVTKDRRKIYQAAMMDPHTAAELSIDDIIKMCDEMIEAHGDYMKDFNV, from the coding sequence ATGAAAATTACATTTATGGGAGCTGGAAGTACTGTATTTGCAAGAAATGTGTTAGGTGATTGTATGTGCACAGAAGCACTACGAGATAGTGAAATTGCACTTTATGATATTGATGAGGAAAGATTAAAGGAAAGTGAAATAATCCTAAATGCAATCAACAAAAATATAAATAATGGCAGGGCTAATATAAAATGTTTTTTAGGCGTTGAAAATAGAAAGCTAGCACTTAAAGATGCAACTTTTGTGGTTAATGCTATTCAGGTTGGAGGATATGATCCTTGCACAATCACAGATTTCGAAATTCCTAAAAAATATGGTTTAAAACAAACTATTGCAGATACAATGGGAATTGGTGGAATTATGAGAGCTCTAAGAACAATTCCTATAATGGCTGACTTTGCAAAAGATATGGAAGAAGTATGCCCTGATGCATATTTCTTAAACTATACTAATCCAATGGCTATGCTTACAGGTTTTATGCAACGTTTCACTAAAGTAAAAACAATTGGACTTTGTCATAGTGTACAAGTATGTTCAGAACATTTGTTAAAAGATTTAGGCATGGAAGATAAACTAGAAGGTAGAAAAGAGCTAATTGCTGGTATTAATCATATGGGTTGGTTATTAGAAATATATGATAAAGCAGGCAATGATTTATATCCTGAGATTAGAAAAAGAGCTGAGCTAAAAAATTCTGGTGAAGAAAAACATAAAGACATGGTTCGTTATGAATACATCAAACACCTTGGATACTATTGCACTGAGTCAAGCGAACATAATGCGGAGTATAATTCTTTTTTCATTAAATCAAAATATCCAGAACTAATTGATAGATTTAATATCCCCCTAGATGAATATCCAAGAAGATGCATTGAACAAATTGAGGGTTGGCAAAAAGAGAAAAATGAAATATTACGTGATGGTAAAGTTACACATGAACGTTCAAAAGAATATGCATCTTATATTATGGAAGCAATTGTAACTAATACCCCTTATAAAATTGGTGGTAATGTGCTAAATACTGGACTCATTGATAATTTACCAGCTGATGCATGTGTAGAAGTTCCTTGTATGGTCGACGCTATGGGAATTCATGCAACTCATGTAGGAAAACTTCCAACTCAACTTGCTGCCATGAATATGAGTAATATAAACTCTCAATTATTGACAATTGAAGCAGCAGTTACAAAAGATAGACGTAAAATCTATCAAGCTGCCATGATGGATCCACATACAGCTGCTGAACTATCCATTGATGATATTATAAAAATGTGTGATGAAATGATCGAAGCTCATGGAGATTATATGAAAGACTTTAATGTTTAA
- a CDS encoding PTS transporter subunit EIIC translates to MGKQERYLKISEEIIQNIGGKDNIQGVAHCATRLRIVLDDNIKAKMDKLDNIELVKGVFIVGDQLQIIFGAGLVTEVYEVFSKLVGIENMSLSDVKSKSAQKLNPLQRGIKSLSDVFIDIMPGILAAALLMGLSGLLGQAGLFGEKSIIQIYPALSGVNRFVSIVSSSVFSILPLIVVYSATRRYGGKPVLGLVIGAVMLNSNLADAYEAAKGAVNPDIINVIGLNIKLVGFQGGIIIALMMGFVVAKLDTFFDRKVHNSVKLLVSPMLTVFVASFLLFTIIGPVGRALASGVTMGLLWITQSFGIFGYMFFAGVQQIIVITGIHHILGAIESQLLADTGTNFLNPLMSVAVAAQGGAVLGYLALHWKDIKIRELAIPAFTSTLFGISEPAIFGVNLRNKFPLVAGCLGAAIAGGYVYISKLVSIGFGTTGVPGFAIASSANKGYVNYIIAHCIAISCGALFTILYGKIILKGKVSK, encoded by the coding sequence ATGGGTAAACAAGAGAGGTATCTAAAAATTTCTGAAGAAATTATACAGAATATCGGTGGAAAAGATAATATACAAGGTGTTGCTCATTGTGCAACAAGACTTAGAATAGTTTTAGATGATAATATTAAAGCTAAGATGGATAAACTAGACAATATTGAATTAGTTAAAGGAGTATTTATAGTTGGAGACCAGCTTCAAATTATTTTTGGAGCTGGACTTGTAACTGAAGTTTACGAGGTTTTTTCTAAATTAGTAGGAATAGAGAATATGTCCTTATCTGACGTAAAGAGTAAATCAGCTCAGAAGCTTAATCCATTACAAAGAGGAATTAAATCCTTATCAGATGTATTTATTGATATTATGCCGGGAATACTTGCAGCAGCATTACTAATGGGATTATCAGGATTACTTGGACAGGCGGGACTATTTGGAGAAAAATCAATTATTCAAATATATCCAGCTTTATCAGGTGTAAATAGGTTTGTTAGCATAGTTTCATCTAGTGTTTTTAGTATTCTGCCATTAATAGTTGTGTATTCTGCTACTAGAAGATATGGCGGAAAACCAGTATTAGGATTGGTTATCGGAGCAGTTATGTTAAATAGCAATTTAGCAGATGCCTATGAAGCCGCTAAAGGTGCTGTAAATCCAGATATCATAAATGTCATAGGACTTAATATAAAATTAGTTGGCTTTCAGGGTGGAATAATTATTGCTTTAATGATGGGATTTGTGGTTGCAAAACTTGATACCTTCTTTGATAGAAAAGTTCACAACAGCGTTAAGTTACTAGTATCACCAATGCTTACAGTCTTTGTTGCTTCGTTCTTACTATTCACAATTATAGGACCAGTAGGACGTGCTTTGGCTAGTGGAGTAACAATGGGATTACTATGGATAACTCAAAGTTTTGGCATTTTTGGATATATGTTTTTTGCAGGAGTACAGCAAATAATAGTTATTACAGGAATACATCATATTTTAGGTGCTATTGAAAGTCAACTTTTAGCAGATACAGGCACAAACTTCTTGAATCCATTAATGTCAGTTGCAGTAGCAGCTCAAGGTGGAGCGGTTTTAGGATACTTAGCACTGCATTGGAAAGACATAAAAATAAGAGAACTTGCAATTCCAGCATTTACTTCAACATTATTTGGAATATCAGAACCAGCAATTTTCGGTGTGAACTTAAGAAACAAATTTCCTTTAGTTGCAGGCTGCTTGGGAGCAGCAATTGCAGGAGGTTATGTTTACATTAGTAAACTAGTTTCAATAGGATTTGGAACTACAGGTGTTCCTGGTTTTGCAATAGCATCAAGTGCAAATAAGGGGTATGTAAATTACATAATAGCACATTGTATTGCAATATCATGTGGAGCATTATTTACAATATTATATGGAAAAATAATATTAAAAGGGAAAGTCTCTAAATAA
- a CDS encoding alpha-galactosidase, with translation MNIKINEEKLLFHLQGKNTSYVMQVIRDGYLAHLYWGKRINKYRGSNQIVFMDRGFSPNPDDKDRTFSLDTIPQEYQAFGNGDFRIPAYQVRINDGYRISDLRYKGYGLYKGKRELEGLPATYANYIDEAETLEIIMEDVVIGLEVTLSYTLFKELDVITRSVSFSNKGKESIRLLRALSMSVDFRDDDFEMITLYGAHNNEKNIARRKIVPGVQLIDSCRGASSPQQAPFLALVRKDTTEDSGEVYSFNLVYSGNFTAQVQVDSYNNTRVSMGINPFDFSWLLEVGKGFQTPEAVMVYTQNGIGEMSRIYHKLYSQNLCRGKFKNKVRPILINNWEATYFDFDEEKIESIAKEGRELGIELFVLDDGWFGRRDDDNSSLGDWIVDKRKLPNGLEALANKITSIGMEFGIWFEPEMVSIDSDLYRKHPDWCIHVPNRPHTLGRNQLVLDLSRDEVCSYIIESVSNILSSAPITYVKWDMNRHVTDIGSEILTCERQEEVSHRYILGLYRVMEELVSRFPNVLFESCSSGGGRFDAGMLYYMPQTWTSDNTDAICRTKIQYGTSFVYPAITMGAHVSTAPNHQVGRITPLETRGHVAMTGNFGYELDLTKLTNEEKEMVREQVKLYNDIREIVQFGELYRIFNPFDGNEAAWNFVSNDKSEFVATYVRILSLPAAPIRTIKFKGLNSEYDYQDISTGEIFGGDELMNVGITIERVKQDFLSIQWRFKKI, from the coding sequence ATGAATATAAAGATAAACGAAGAAAAATTACTGTTTCATTTGCAGGGGAAGAATACTAGTTATGTAATGCAAGTAATAAGAGATGGGTATTTAGCACATTTATACTGGGGTAAAAGAATCAATAAATATAGAGGAAGTAATCAAATAGTATTTATGGATAGAGGATTTTCTCCCAATCCAGACGATAAAGACAGAACTTTTTCCCTTGATACTATCCCTCAAGAATATCAAGCATTTGGAAATGGAGATTTTAGAATTCCAGCGTATCAGGTCAGAATTAATGATGGATATAGAATTTCAGATCTTCGATATAAGGGATATGGATTATATAAAGGAAAACGAGAGCTTGAAGGTTTGCCTGCTACTTATGCAAATTATATAGATGAAGCGGAAACTCTTGAAATTATTATGGAAGATGTTGTGATTGGGTTAGAAGTTACTTTAAGTTATACATTATTTAAAGAACTGGATGTAATAACTAGAAGTGTTAGCTTTAGTAATAAAGGAAAAGAAAGTATAAGGCTTCTTAGAGCATTAAGTATGAGTGTTGATTTTAGAGATGATGATTTTGAAATGATAACTCTATATGGAGCTCACAATAATGAAAAGAATATAGCAAGAAGAAAGATTGTACCAGGAGTACAACTTATAGATAGCTGCAGAGGAGCAAGCAGCCCACAGCAAGCTCCTTTTTTAGCATTAGTTAGGAAAGACACAACAGAAGATAGTGGAGAAGTATATAGTTTTAATTTGGTTTATAGTGGAAATTTTACAGCCCAAGTACAAGTAGATTCTTATAATAATACTAGAGTATCTATGGGAATAAATCCTTTTGATTTTTCATGGCTTCTAGAAGTTGGAAAAGGATTCCAAACACCAGAAGCTGTCATGGTTTATACACAAAATGGAATAGGAGAAATGTCTAGGATCTACCATAAATTGTACAGTCAAAATTTATGCCGGGGAAAATTTAAAAATAAAGTAAGGCCTATTCTCATAAATAATTGGGAGGCAACGTATTTCGACTTTGATGAAGAGAAGATTGAAAGTATAGCTAAAGAAGGAAGAGAGCTTGGAATAGAACTCTTTGTATTAGATGATGGATGGTTTGGAAGGAGAGATGATGATAATAGCTCTTTAGGAGATTGGATTGTAGACAAACGTAAGCTTCCAAATGGATTAGAGGCACTGGCAAATAAAATAACAAGTATTGGAATGGAGTTTGGAATTTGGTTTGAACCAGAAATGGTATCTATAGATAGTGATTTGTATAGAAAACATCCAGATTGGTGTATACACGTTCCAAACAGACCTCATACATTAGGAAGGAATCAGCTTGTGTTAGATCTATCGAGGGATGAAGTTTGTAGCTATATTATAGAATCAGTCTCAAATATATTATCAAGCGCCCCAATAACTTATGTAAAATGGGATATGAATCGTCATGTTACAGATATTGGCTCAGAAATATTGACTTGTGAAAGACAGGAAGAAGTAAGTCATAGGTACATCTTAGGTTTATATAGGGTAATGGAGGAACTAGTAAGTAGATTTCCTAATGTACTGTTTGAAAGCTGTTCGAGTGGTGGTGGAAGATTTGATGCAGGAATGCTGTATTATATGCCACAGACTTGGACAAGTGATAATACCGATGCAATATGTAGAACAAAGATTCAATATGGCACGAGTTTTGTATATCCAGCAATAACTATGGGAGCGCATGTTTCAACTGCTCCAAACCATCAAGTTGGAAGAATAACACCACTTGAGACAAGAGGACATGTAGCTATGACAGGAAATTTTGGGTATGAATTAGATTTAACAAAGCTTACAAATGAAGAAAAAGAAATGGTTAGAGAGCAAGTTAAATTATATAATGATATAAGAGAAATAGTACAGTTCGGAGAATTATATAGAATATTTAATCCTTTTGATGGAAATGAAGCTGCATGGAATTTTGTGTCTAATGACAAAAGTGAATTTGTAGCAACATATGTTAGAATACTATCACTTCCAGCGGCGCCAATTAGAACAATAAAATTTAAAGGGTTGAATTCGGAATATGATTATCAAGATATTTCAACAGGAGAGATATTTGGTGGAGATGAATTAATGAATGTCGGGATTACCATTGAAAGGGTAAAGCAAGATTTTCTTAGCATTCAATGGAGATTCAAAAAGATATAA
- a CDS encoding AraC family transcriptional regulator: MAFVFSNNNDYSNIELNLYTCGIESCESEHSYGPAVRSGYMIHYVLDGKGTYKVNGKTYNLEKNQGFLIEPNVLIYYKADRAFPWKYTWIGFNGIKAKDYLKRTTLSSDNPIFSFPENSNLLNSLSNIVDSSKTTSNRNLIILSKLYEFLYLLCENFPNHEVITTDRPINYIEEALFFIHQNYADKIAIKDIAAHICIDRSYLHRIFKNFTNKSPQEYLLSLRMEKAASLLQNTELRISDVSRSVGYSDPLLFSKTFKKSKGLSPSDFRYKYSNLE; encoded by the coding sequence ATGGCTTTTGTTTTTTCTAATAACAATGATTACTCAAACATTGAACTTAACCTTTATACATGTGGCATAGAATCTTGCGAAAGTGAACATTCCTATGGCCCTGCTGTACGAAGTGGCTATATGATTCACTATGTACTTGATGGAAAAGGTACATATAAAGTTAATGGAAAAACCTATAACTTAGAAAAAAATCAAGGGTTTCTAATTGAACCAAATGTTCTAATATATTATAAAGCTGATAGAGCATTTCCTTGGAAGTACACTTGGATTGGATTTAATGGAATAAAAGCAAAAGATTATTTAAAGAGAACGACTCTATCTTCAGATAATCCTATCTTCTCTTTTCCCGAAAACAGTAATTTGCTTAATTCACTTAGTAATATTGTTGATTCATCAAAAACAACCTCTAATAGAAATTTAATTATTTTATCTAAGCTTTATGAATTTTTATATCTTCTATGCGAGAACTTCCCAAATCATGAAGTGATAACAACCGATCGACCAATAAATTATATTGAAGAAGCCTTATTTTTCATTCATCAAAATTATGCAGATAAAATAGCTATTAAGGACATTGCCGCTCATATCTGTATCGATCGTTCTTATTTACATAGAATATTTAAAAATTTCACAAATAAATCTCCACAGGAATATCTTCTTTCTCTACGAATGGAAAAAGCAGCTTCATTACTTCAAAACACTGAGCTGAGAATAAGCGATGTGTCTCGTTCTGTCGGTTACTCCGATCCACTTTTATTTTCTAAAACTTTCAAAAAATCAAAAGGATTAAGCCCTTCTGACTTTCGGTATAAATACTCAAACCTAGAATGA
- a CDS encoding YczE/YyaS/YitT family protein: MKYNVKQFMVFLSGIVLMTLGVSLTVKSEVGAGAYDSINFGLANLLKVNVSIAIWITSFVVAVISSMVRKRFLKFTTFLTSILIGIFTDMWVMITERIVFSTTYEKVVIYFIGIFLIATGISIYIIPKLPVNPTDDLMVALTEEKSISLMKAKLSIDGICIIIAFILKGPIGIGTIAATLFVGPLIDIINKIITRICSKSLSFK, from the coding sequence ATGAAATATAATGTAAAACAATTTATGGTATTTTTGAGTGGGATTGTATTAATGACGTTAGGAGTATCATTGACAGTTAAATCAGAAGTTGGAGCGGGAGCATATGATTCTATAAATTTTGGATTAGCTAACTTGCTAAAGGTTAATGTTTCAATAGCAATATGGATAACATCTTTTGTTGTTGCTGTTATTTCGTCAATGGTAAGAAAAAGGTTTCTAAAATTCACTACATTTTTAACTTCAATACTAATAGGGATTTTTACAGATATGTGGGTAATGATAACTGAAAGAATAGTGTTTAGCACAACCTATGAGAAAGTAGTTATATATTTCATTGGAATATTCCTAATTGCAACTGGAATATCAATATATATTATTCCGAAGTTGCCTGTGAATCCAACAGATGACTTAATGGTAGCACTTACAGAAGAAAAGAGTATAAGTTTAATGAAAGCAAAACTTTCTATAGACGGAATATGTATTATAATTGCATTTATTTTGAAAGGGCCTATAGGAATTGGCACTATAGCTGCTACACTTTTTGTAGGTCCGTTAATAGATATTATAAATAAAATAATAACACGTATTTGTTCAAAGAGTTTATCTTTTAAATAA
- a CDS encoding carbohydrate ABC transporter permease, with protein MKESLKSKKIIIHGILIIGSLAMLLPFIWMIITSLKNLTESTQVPPTIIPRQFKFSNYKDVWDLLPFGRFYINTILMLIFRILGSVFFSAMAAYAFARIKFPGKNFFFMIVLIQMMIPGQLFIIPQYNIVSKLGLLNTISALVIPGIVSAFGTFLLRQFFIGIPNELEEAAILDGCNRWQIFWKIMMPLTRSGLIALGIFTALFAWKDLMWPLIVNVSIDKMPLSSGLASLQGQYSTNFPQLMAGSMIAIWPMLLLFIIFQRQFIEGIASTGSKS; from the coding sequence ATGAAAGAAAGTCTGAAATCAAAAAAAATCATAATTCATGGTATATTAATAATAGGTTCCTTAGCAATGTTACTTCCATTCATATGGATGATAATAACATCTCTAAAGAATCTAACTGAGTCGACACAAGTCCCACCTACAATTATTCCTAGACAGTTCAAGTTTAGCAACTATAAGGATGTATGGGACTTACTACCTTTTGGGCGATTCTATATAAATACAATTCTAATGCTTATATTTAGAATACTAGGTTCAGTATTTTTTAGTGCAATGGCAGCATACGCTTTTGCTAGAATAAAATTTCCAGGTAAAAATTTCTTTTTCATGATTGTACTTATTCAAATGATGATACCAGGACAATTGTTTATCATCCCTCAATATAACATAGTTTCAAAGTTGGGATTACTAAATACAATTTCAGCCTTAGTTATTCCTGGAATAGTAAGCGCATTTGGTACCTTTTTGCTTAGACAATTTTTTATTGGAATACCAAACGAGCTTGAAGAAGCCGCAATATTAGATGGGTGTAATAGATGGCAGATATTTTGGAAGATTATGATGCCTTTAACTAGATCAGGGTTAATAGCTCTTGGAATATTTACTGCATTATTTGCTTGGAAAGATCTAATGTGGCCTTTAATAGTAAATGTTTCGATAGATAAAATGCCGTTATCATCAGGTCTTGCATCACTACAAGGCCAATATTCAACAAACTTTCCGCAACTAATGGCAGGTTCGATGATAGCTATATGGCCAATGCTTTTATTATTTATCATATTCCAAAGACAGTTTATTGAGGGGATTGCTAGTACTGGTTCAAAGAGCTAA
- a CDS encoding carbohydrate ABC transporter permease, with the protein MVIERDTRKVTDEVKKTNRKNLRDYGWAYLMIAPTILGLIVLNIWPLIQTCYLSFTKTSGFGKNQWVGLDNYIRMFSDSSVMHAVINTLEYTVISVPVGVIISLFIAVLLNSKIKGKTIYRTIYFLPMVSAPAAIAMVWRWLYSSDYGLFNYLLSLVGISGVKWLTDPNIALISVIVVGIWSTIGYNMVILLAGLQEIPKSFYEAADIDGAGPIRQFFAITFPLVSPTMFFVVVTTMISSLQVFDYIFMMIDKTNIAMEKTQSLVYLFYKYSFITNDKGYGSAIVMLLLIIILIITVIQLKLQKKWVHYQ; encoded by the coding sequence ATGGTTATTGAAAGAGACACACGAAAAGTTACAGATGAAGTTAAGAAAACAAATAGAAAGAACTTACGTGATTATGGTTGGGCTTATTTAATGATAGCTCCAACCATATTAGGACTTATTGTATTAAATATATGGCCATTAATTCAAACGTGCTATTTGAGTTTTACTAAAACTAGCGGTTTCGGAAAGAATCAGTGGGTTGGCTTAGATAACTATATACGTATGTTTTCTGATTCAAGTGTGATGCATGCAGTTATAAATACCCTTGAATATACAGTTATTTCAGTTCCAGTAGGTGTAATTATTTCTTTATTCATTGCTGTATTATTGAATTCAAAGATTAAGGGAAAAACTATCTATCGTACAATTTATTTTCTTCCCATGGTTTCAGCTCCAGCAGCTATAGCTATGGTTTGGAGATGGTTATATAGTTCAGATTATGGTTTGTTTAATTATTTACTTTCATTAGTAGGAATATCGGGAGTAAAATGGCTTACTGATCCCAATATTGCTCTTATATCTGTAATAGTAGTAGGCATATGGAGTACTATAGGCTATAACATGGTTATTTTACTTGCAGGTCTTCAGGAAATACCAAAAAGCTTCTACGAAGCTGCTGATATTGATGGGGCGGGACCTATAAGGCAATTTTTCGCTATCACATTTCCCTTAGTATCTCCAACAATGTTCTTTGTTGTAGTTACAACGATGATAAGTTCACTTCAAGTGTTTGATTATATATTTATGATGATTGATAAAACTAATATTGCAATGGAAAAAACTCAGTCATTGGTTTATTTATTCTATAAGTATTCCTTTATTACCAATGATAAAGGTTATGGTTCAGCAATAGTTATGTTATTGCTAATAATAATTTTAATAATTACAGTGATTCAGCTTAAGTTACAGAAGAAGTGGGTTCATTATCAATAG
- a CDS encoding ABC transporter substrate-binding protein — translation MKKSIKKFISIIAATVAVSTLVVGCGGTNSTGGGSKGDVTLTYAIWDKNQKPGMEAIAAAFHEKNPNITVNVEVTPWDQYWTKLDAGASSGTLPDVFWMHSSNFLKYANGDALMDITDKLKNSSDVNLDNFPKDLVDLYTAKGKNYAIPKDYDTIALWYNKTMFDAKGIPYPDGTWDWNKLLEVAQKLNDPANGVYGFLSPVDTQQNYYDFIYQNGGEVLSADKKKSGYDKPETKEAMQFAVDFSQKYKVSPTVQQFADTSRDQYFESGKGAMAFFGSWMVSEFKANEYVAKNCDVAILPFGKKKATMYNGLGNAVSAKTKNPDAAWKFLEFMGTKEANAIQAEKAAAIPAFKGTEQAWIDNNKQFNVKVYPQMLEYAHIFPNSETRSKWDPLETQIFSKMWSGDISVEDGCNQMAKEMNDLLATEQ, via the coding sequence ATGAAAAAGAGCATTAAGAAATTTATAAGCATTATTGCAGCAACTGTGGCTGTAAGTACTTTAGTTGTTGGGTGTGGTGGAACCAATTCCACTGGTGGGGGCTCGAAAGGTGATGTTACTTTAACTTATGCAATCTGGGATAAGAATCAAAAACCAGGCATGGAAGCAATTGCAGCAGCTTTCCATGAAAAAAACCCTAACATTACTGTAAATGTTGAAGTCACACCATGGGATCAATATTGGACTAAGTTAGATGCTGGAGCTTCAAGTGGAACACTACCAGATGTTTTCTGGATGCATTCAAGTAATTTCTTGAAATATGCTAACGGCGACGCGCTAATGGATATTACTGATAAGCTAAAGAATAGCAGCGATGTAAATCTAGATAATTTTCCTAAGGATCTTGTAGATTTATATACTGCGAAAGGAAAGAATTATGCAATACCAAAAGATTATGACACAATAGCTCTATGGTATAACAAGACTATGTTTGATGCCAAAGGTATACCTTATCCAGATGGAACATGGGATTGGAACAAGCTATTAGAAGTAGCTCAGAAATTAAACGATCCAGCAAACGGAGTATATGGATTCTTATCGCCTGTGGATACTCAACAAAATTATTATGACTTCATCTATCAAAATGGAGGAGAAGTTTTATCTGCAGATAAGAAAAAATCAGGTTATGATAAACCAGAAACTAAAGAGGCAATGCAATTTGCAGTTGATTTTAGTCAAAAGTATAAGGTTTCTCCAACAGTACAACAATTCGCAGATACGAGCCGTGATCAATACTTTGAATCAGGAAAAGGTGCTATGGCATTTTTTGGATCATGGATGGTAAGTGAATTTAAAGCAAATGAATATGTAGCTAAAAATTGTGATGTAGCTATTCTTCCTTTTGGAAAGAAAAAAGCAACTATGTATAACGGATTAGGAAATGCGGTTTCAGCAAAAACAAAGAATCCAGATGCGGCTTGGAAGTTCTTAGAGTTCATGGGTACAAAAGAGGCAAATGCTATTCAAGCTGAAAAAGCTGCAGCAATTCCAGCATTCAAAGGAACTGAGCAAGCATGGATAGATAATAACAAACAATTTAATGTAAAAGTATACCCGCAAATGTTAGAATATGCACACATATTCCCTAATTCTGAAACAAGATCAAAATGGGATCCATTAGAAACACAAATATTCTCTAAAATGTGGTCAGGTGACATATCAGTAGAAGATGGGTGTAATCAAATGGCTAAGGAAATGAATGATCTTTTAGCTACAGAACAGTAG